Genomic window (Meiothermus sp. CFH 77666):
GGCGCGGCGCACCAGTTCGGCCCCCAGTTCCTTGCCCACCCCGTCCAGGTGTTTGAGAAGCTGAGCAAAGGTCTGGCCCACAAAAGGGGTCAGCGCCTCCGGGTTTAGCGTGCGGGGGTCGAGCTTCTGGTAAGGTGGGGGCGGGGTGTAGGGCAGCCCAGGCCGCAACTCCCGGAAGCGGTTAATTGCAGGGGTGACGGGGCGGTCTATGCCCAGGATCTGCCCCTCCAGGTCGCAGACCATCAGGTTGGCGTTGCGCCCGGTGAGCTCGAAGACCAGCCGGGCCGGGGCCACGTCCACAAAGCCCTTCTCCCCCTCAAACTCCAGCAGCACCACCCGGTCCAGCTTGACCTGCTGTAGCCCCACCAGCCGCCCCTTGCAGCGGGCCTCCAGCAGCCGCTGAAAAGGGGTTCGGGCCTCGCCCCCCAGGCGGCCCGGCTCCACCGTCAGGATGGGGTTGGGCGGGCGGTAGCGCAGCACCAGGTTGCCCACCCCCTCCAACAAGAGCGCTGCCGTCCCCTCGTCCGGAAAGGCCCAGCCCAGGCTGCGCAGGGGCAACTGCCCCGCCAGCTCGCGCACCACTGCATGAATCAGCAAACCTTCCATCCGGCCCTACCACGGCCAAGTATAGGGGTTTGGAGAGGGCCCGACCCCTTCAGACTTCGGAGGCTAGCCGGTTCTCGAGTACCGCCTTATACAAAAACAGCAGGGCCGAAAGGGCAACGTTCTGCGTAGAGGCCGATACGTTTTGGTTGACTGCGAGATCGGTTAGGTAGGCCCTTACCTCTTCTAGCCCCAACTTTCTTGGGTGTTTTCTGCCGTGGAACCTGATGAAGTCGGTGATTGTAGTATAAATACGACTGTTCAGTGCTACGGGCTAGATGGCGAACCCTGATGGCCTCGCGCACTGAGTTCAGGAAAGGGGAGGTTTTGGGGGAATAAACCTTTGGTGGTTCATGGTCGTTCGCCACTTCGGCATAACTCCTCTCAGGAGGGTTTTATACCGCAGGTGCGGCATAATCACTAGCTAGCCGTTTTCAAGAGGAGTCTCTGTGCAAGGCAAGGTCAAATGGTTCTCTGAGGAAAAGGGGTATGGTTACATTGTGGCCGACGACGGAAAGGAATATTACTTTAATATCAGAGATATTCAGGGAGCGAATCTCCCGCGCAATGGTGATGTTGTCAGTTTTGAGTCCGTCCAAGGAAAAAAAGGGCCGAAGGCAACATCGGTTTCCATCGTGGCCAAATCTCAGACCCCCTCAAACAGCCGCGGCAATGATGACAGAGCCACTTGCACCCATTGCGGGAAAAAGATGGTGCCTCGAATCATAACTTACAGGGGTGAACCAAGTAAATCTGTTTGCCCATTTTGCGGTGGCACCTACAAAGATTTTGGTTTGTGCTTTATCGCCACTGCCGTTTATGGTGACTATCACGCCCCTGAGGTTATCGCACTCAGGCGCTTCCGAGATGAAACCCTCCAGCCCTCTCTCGTTGGCCGCATGTTCATCGCTGTGTACTATCTGCTTTCTCCTCCCATTGCGAAATTTCTTAGCTCAAAACCTTTTTTAGCTGCTGCTGTCAGGAAAATTCTGAATGTGCTGGCACGCTACTACGGCTAACAAACGCTTCGAGAGGGACGTATAAACACAGGGCGAAGCAGCCTGTTGGAGCGTCCCTCAAGCCGCACGTTAGGCCCCCCCAACCCGCCTAAGCTGCACCAAAAACGCCGTATGCCCCACCTGCTGAAACTTGGGGTGGGCAATGGGGGGGCGCACGTCCCACTCGCGGTGCAGCACTTCCAGGGTGCGCTCCACCAGGTAGGGGAGGCGCTGGGCCTGGAGGTACTCGAGCAGCGCTACCACCTGGGTCAGGTTGGGCAGGTAGCAGGCCAGAAAGCGGTCGGGCTTGAGGGCCGGGGTCACGGCGGGGAGGACTGTCCAGGGTTCCATCAGATCCAGCGCCACGCCGTCGAAGGTGCCGGGGGGTAGCTGGGCCTGGGCCAGGTCGGCCTCGAGCCAGGTCACGTTGCCCCAGTCTTCAAACTCGTGCAGGTTGCGCCGGGCCCGGGCCTGGTGTTTGGGGCGGGTCTCGTAGCTCCACACCTGGCCCGCAGGCCCTACGGCCCGCGCCAGGTACAGGGTCAGGCCCCCGGAGCCCGAACCGGCTTCCAGCACCCGCATGCCGGGGGCCAGGTCGAGCAGAAAGCAGAGGGTGGCGGCGTCCTTGGGGTAGGTGGGGGTGGCCTCGCGAGGCATGTGCAGTACGTAGTCTTCCAGGGTGGGGCGGTGGATGGTGAACTGCTCGCCCTGCGGGGTGGCGATCCGGGCGCCGGGGCCCGCCTGCACAATGGCCTCGTGATCCAGGGAGCCCCGGTGGTAGTTGAAGCGGCCCCCCGCCTGCAAACGGAACAGGTAGGTGCGGCCCCGCCGGTCTTGCAGGAGCGCCCAGTCGCCGTAGGTCATGGAGCCTAGCCTAGCGGGGGGGTGGGTGGGTTTGTCAAACGCGCTGGCGCTGCCAGAACGAGAACCTGGAACCCGACCCGAGCCCCACAGATGGAAAGTGGGTTTGGGGTCGAAAAAACCCGTCCTCTGTGTGCGTCTGATTTGGCTACTTGCTGAAAAAACCAGGTACCGATAGGGTTGGGCGTACACTTAGCCTATGCCGCTCAAGCATCAACTGGCCTGGGTGATTGGTTTGCTGGCTTTTATTCCCAACCTGGTCATTGTGCTCACCTTCTGGGCCTCGGTTCGAGGGCAACCCCTGGAAACCTCGCTTTTTTTGCTGGGGTGGGTGCTGGTGCTGGCGCTGATTGCTGCTGGCGTAGGCTACGTCCTGGCCAATACGCTCCTGCGCCCCATGGACGAGCTGACCCGCAGCCTGTACTACCTGCGCGGGGCGGGCCGCACCCTGGCCGAGCTTTCGCTGCCTTCGCCGCAACATCGGCCACCGGCTGAGATACGGCAACTGCGCGAGGGCTTCGAGGACATGCTTGAGCACCTGCGTGAGCTGCTGGAAGCCCGCGAGGCCACCTACGCGGCCCTGACCCACGACCTCAAGACCCCCCTGCTGGCCAGCCTGCGGGCGCTGGAATACCTGGAAGAGGCCGACAAAATCGGGCCGGAAAAGCGTAAGGAAATGCTGCGGAACTTGCAAGAAGAACTGAACCGCAGCTACCTGCTGGTCGAGAATCTGCTTACCGCCAGCCGCCTCGAGGCTCAGCGCATCCAGCCGGAAAACCTCAACCTGCGCTCGATTCTGGAGGACTTTCGCCTGCGCTACACCCAGCAGGCCCAAAAGCGGGGCCTGCAACTGGAGATTGAAGGGGCCGGACAGGCCCGCGCCGAACGGCTCTTGCTCGAGCGGGCCGTGGCCAACCTGACCGAGAATGCCCTGCGCCACGCCCGAAGCCGGGTGGTGCTCAGGGCGGGGGACGGCTGGCTCGAGGTCGAAGACGATGGACCGGGCCTGCCCGATAGTCTGGAAGCCCTCTCCCAGCCCTTTCGCAGCCAGCGCCTGCGGGGGGTGCGGGCGGGCAGCGCGGGGTTGGGGCTGTATGTGGCCCGGCGGGTAGCCGAGGTGCATGGCGGGCGTTTGGAAAACCTGGCTTTACGGGGCCAGGGCACCCGGTTGCGCCTTTGGATGCAATAAAACCTTGAGCCAGAGCTTCCAAATTCTTTGCCTGGATTTGACACCCGCTCCTTGTCCGGATTGTGATATTTGACCACGGACAAAGGGGTTATGAAAAAAATGCAAAACGGGTTCTGGAACGCATCAATCTCCAAAAATAATAATCTGAGACAAGGTATTAACAACTTATTAACGTAACGTCCAAACCCCCAAATGGGGGTCTTCAAAATCGTGGCCGCTACCTACTTTGGTTAGGTAGGAGGGCATACAAGCCGTTATGCGGAAAAGTCATCGGTCGCGTCTGAGGACAGGGGGTTTTACCCTCATCGAAGGCATCATCGTTTTTGCAGTTATGGCGATACTGTTCTCGGTTGGATTGGTGGGTTTTCGCGGTTTTTCCAATCCACTTGAGAACCAGTATGCCGAGCTCATCTCCCTTGTTCGCATGGCTCGAATAAAGGCCATGCAGAATACGGCTGCTTATCGGTTGAATGCCAGTGGCAGTACCATCTCGGTGCAGAGGGCCAGCAACTGCAACGCTACCGTCTGGAGCACAGATACCAGCATCGGGCGGGATCTGGGTGGGGGGATTCGAGGCTTACAGCTCGGTGAGGGTGTGACTATGAGCCCTACTACCTGGGTCATCTGCTTTAACAGCCGTGGAACCCTGGGCTCTAACAGCAATCTTTCGCTTACCTTGAGCCGTGCAGGGCAAACCCGCTCAATGCAGGTGCTACTGGGGGGAGGAGTGGTGAAGCAATGAGCAAGCCCTCCGCTTTTTCTTTAATTGAAGCGCTGGTGGCCCTTGCAATTCTGGCCATCCTGCTGGCATTTGTAATACCCAGCTTTGTGGGTTTTTTGCAGTCCAACACCGATAACGAAATTCGCAACCAGGCGGCCATTGTTGCGCAGCAACAGATGGACTTCTGGCGACAGCAAGCCAAAGGAGCGACTGGCGCCAGTATTCCGCTCTCGGGTACTAGCCCCACTCAGACTGTAACTCAAGGGGGGCGAAGCTACTCGGTTGTCACGGCCTTCTGCCCTGATGCAAGCCAATGCTCCAGCGACAAGCGACAGCTCAGGGTGGAGGTTCGGCTAGGCACAAGACTGGTCTACAGCCTGGAGGCGGTTTATGTTATCTTCAACTAGTCACCCAACTTCATCATTTCGAGTAAATGGTACAAGGGCCCGGGGTTTAACGCTTGTAGAACTCCTTATAGCCTCGGCAATTTCCATTCTGATTCTGGCTTTACTGGTACCAATCGTAATGGGAAGCCGACGCCTATACACGCTCGACCAGTCCCGCACTGGGGTCAACCAGGATCTGCAAACGGCCATGTCCATGATTGGCGACGATCTGCGCCAGGCGGGTCAGGGGCTTTTGTACCCGGGGGCTGGATATAACTCGAGCCCAAAGCCCATTGTGGTGACTACCGGGACGCCCGGGGATACCCTCGAGGTCTGGTTCGCACGTAGCGGTACGAATATCCCATTGCCCATTGGTTTGTGTGGCAACGCCACGGCCAGCATCATTCCCGTGGCCAGCTCAAGCAACAACTGCGGCCAGGGCGACTCCAACAACAACAACATTCCAGATAAGGTTGAAAACTTCAACAACTACCGCATTGACCAGGGCGGAAGCATAGTGGCATATCTGTACAACCCCTCGCTGCAAACTGGAAAACTGATCACCCTTACCGGGGGCAGTGGTACGGCTACCGACTACAACTTCACTTACACCGGCTCCGGTAGTGGAACCTACGGGGTGAACTCGAGCCTGATGCTGGTAGATCGCAGACAGTACTCTCTCTCGGGTGGCCAGCTTTTGCTATCGGAAAACGGCGGGCCGGGCCGGGCCGTTATGGTAGGGGTAACGCAGTTTCGGGTCGAACCGCTTACGAGCACCAACACTGCCTGGACTCCCAGCATGCCCTTATCTTCTTTGAGCCGTGTGCGGGTGACCCTTAGGGCAACCGATCCCCAGGGAGTTACCCGTACCCAGACCAACGAGTTCTTTCCTCGCAATTTCCTCTCGCAGTAGGAGGTCTAGAAGTGATGAAAACTAACCGAGGTTTTGCTTTTCTGGCTGTGGTTCTTATGATGGCCGTGCTAGCCACCTTACTCACAGCCTACTTCACCATCAGCATGCTGGATACCAACAACTCTGCTGCTCAGTCTTCCCGCACAAAGGGCTTTTTTGCGGCTGAGACTGCGCTAAACCTGCGAGCGGCAGCGATCAAGGAGATCTTCAGCAACTACAGCCGTCCAAGCGGTACCTCGCCTGGCCCGAACAGCCCCTGTACCGCAGGCAATATGGGCAGCGGCGACTTTGCTTGCCAGACCAGCACGGTTCAGGGGAAGCAGGTAGTGACCCACATGCGTGAGCTGACCAACGACCTGGTCAACGGCGACACCATTTCGATTCCCCCGGGCGAGCCCTTCCAGGGGCTCTGGGCCAACCAGTACCGCTACGATGTGTTCGCTCGGGCCCTCAACCGCCAGAATCAACCCGAAGCCATTGTGCGCATGACCTTCCGCCAGCGGATGATCCCTCTCTTCCAGTTTGGGGTGTTTTACGAGGGTGACCTCGAGTTTGACCGCACGGCTACGCTGACCATGGCCGGCCCTATTCACTCCAACCGAAACATCTTTCTCGATGCAGGAGGTAGCGCCAGTCTAACCGTGGATGACAACGTGACGGCAGTGCAGGACATTTACCGAGGTGGAAAAAGCAATGTAGGCTGCAACGGAACGGTGTCGGTTCTTTCGGTGGGCATTGATTGTGGTAGCGGTGCTCGGCGTGTTCTTACAAGCGCCGAACTTTCCAACCCTGCTTGGGCGGGGCGGGTGCAGAACAACATGAATCCGCTGCAAATTCCGGCTCCATCGGCTTTTGATCCCGGCGGCCTTTATTGGGAACGGGCTGAACTCCGGGTTATGCTTGACCTGAGTACGGGTACACCACAAATTCAAGCACGTAATGTAGATGGCACAGTTAATGTGGCCCTCACCTCGGTTCTTACCACCGGAACGGCTTTTGACCCCAACACCGGGGCAGGTACCCGCCCGGTGGATTACTCCAACTCCTTCTACAACAACCGCGAGCTAACCACCCGGCCCAATCTGGGGCCCATCCACATGCTCGAGGTCAACATGGCTGCTTTGCTGCAAGCCTTGCAGAGTAGCGGTCTGGTCAACCTGGCCGACACCACCGATAACGGCCTGGTGTTTTACTTTGGCGTGCAGGGCCCCAACAGCGCAGGTTTGAACAACTATGGTGTGCGCATACGTAATGGAGCCGACCTGACCGTAGCCAACCCCCAGATCAAGGGCCTAACGGTGGTTACGAACCAGGCGCTTTATGTGCAGGGCGACTACAACAGCGATATGAG
Coding sequences:
- a CDS encoding GspH/FimT family pseudopilin; translation: MRKSHRSRLRTGGFTLIEGIIVFAVMAILFSVGLVGFRGFSNPLENQYAELISLVRMARIKAMQNTAAYRLNASGSTISVQRASNCNATVWSTDTSIGRDLGGGIRGLQLGEGVTMSPTTWVICFNSRGTLGSNSNLSLTLSRAGQTRSMQVLLGGGVVKQ
- a CDS encoding prepilin-type N-terminal cleavage/methylation domain-containing protein encodes the protein MSKPSAFSLIEALVALAILAILLAFVIPSFVGFLQSNTDNEIRNQAAIVAQQQMDFWRQQAKGATGASIPLSGTSPTQTVTQGGRSYSVVTAFCPDASQCSSDKRQLRVEVRLGTRLVYSLEAVYVIFN
- a CDS encoding cold shock domain-containing protein, which encodes MQGKVKWFSEEKGYGYIVADDGKEYYFNIRDIQGANLPRNGDVVSFESVQGKKGPKATSVSIVAKSQTPSNSRGNDDRATCTHCGKKMVPRIITYRGEPSKSVCPFCGGTYKDFGLCFIATAVYGDYHAPEVIALRRFRDETLQPSLVGRMFIAVYYLLSPPIAKFLSSKPFLAAAVRKILNVLARYYG
- a CDS encoding ATP-binding protein, with translation MPLKHQLAWVIGLLAFIPNLVIVLTFWASVRGQPLETSLFLLGWVLVLALIAAGVGYVLANTLLRPMDELTRSLYYLRGAGRTLAELSLPSPQHRPPAEIRQLREGFEDMLEHLRELLEAREATYAALTHDLKTPLLASLRALEYLEEADKIGPEKRKEMLRNLQEELNRSYLLVENLLTASRLEAQRIQPENLNLRSILEDFRLRYTQQAQKRGLQLEIEGAGQARAERLLLERAVANLTENALRHARSRVVLRAGDGWLEVEDDGPGLPDSLEALSQPFRSQRLRGVRAGSAGLGLYVARRVAEVHGGRLENLALRGQGTRLRLWMQ
- a CDS encoding tRNA (adenine-N1)-methyltransferase, with amino-acid sequence MTYGDWALLQDRRGRTYLFRLQAGGRFNYHRGSLDHEAIVQAGPGARIATPQGEQFTIHRPTLEDYVLHMPREATPTYPKDAATLCFLLDLAPGMRVLEAGSGSGGLTLYLARAVGPAGQVWSYETRPKHQARARRNLHEFEDWGNVTWLEADLAQAQLPPGTFDGVALDLMEPWTVLPAVTPALKPDRFLACYLPNLTQVVALLEYLQAQRLPYLVERTLEVLHREWDVRPPIAHPKFQQVGHTAFLVQLRRVGGA